DNA from Nitrososphaerota archaeon:
TTCTATTTCAGTTGGATATGGTGTTCTATTGTTTGGTGGTCTACATAGACATGTATTAGCAATGGCATATGAGACATTCTCTGGTAATCTAGATATATAACTTCTAAGTAACTGACCAGATTTTCCAACAAATGGTTTACCTTCTTTTATTTCCTCTTCCCCAGGAG
Protein-coding regions in this window:
- a CDS encoding uracil-DNA glycosylase family protein, whose product is PGEEEIKEGKPFVGKSGQLLRSYISRLPENVSYAIANTCLCRPPNNRTPYPTEIEYCLPNLITIIETLNPKVIVAVGSTAYKALTFTHRDKKQSKLYSKK